A portion of the Oncorhynchus masou masou isolate Uvic2021 chromosome 11, UVic_Omas_1.1, whole genome shotgun sequence genome contains these proteins:
- the LOC135548238 gene encoding N-lysine methyltransferase KMT5A-A-like isoform X1, with translation MNGDMLLNSHSITLRNQNHSKSKSPALDEMTIKLIQEGKYTGRCSIQNDAQRQGDVARKLNSEAAFVLKLADREESHSQRPYRTEEHQAPQQLLHFSPVSCLHAPSEHSSPPAPSNITHTLLANSTTVHLANQRRDIRRKAKGKKSTLRMAESGNSQNRKVTDYYPIRRSSRKSRSELKCEQKKHIDDLIINGVEEGMEVQHIDGKGRGVFATQCFQKGQYVVEYHGDLLQITDAKTKEAEYALNPTTGCYMYYFQYICKTYCVDATKETGRMGRLINHSKNGNCQTKLHDINGIPHLILVASRDVDEGEELLYDYGDRSKSSIASHPWLKH, from the exons GACATGTTACTAAACagccactccatcactctccgaAACCAGAACCACAGCAAGTCCAAATCACCTGCCCTTGATGAGATGACCATCAAACTCATACAGGAGGGAAAGTACACAGGACGCTGCTCTATACAGAATGATGCACAGAGACAAGGTGACG TAGCCAGGAAACTGAACTCTGAGGCGGCATTCGTCCTGAAGCTGGCGGATCGTGAGGAGAGCCACAGCCAGCGGCCCTACAGGACAGAAGAGCACCAGGCCCCCCAGCAGCTTCTCCacttctccccagtctcctgcCTCCACGCCCCATCCGAGCACTCCTCCCCTCCTGCCCCCAGTAACATCACCCACACCCTCCTCGCCAACAGCACCACCGTTCACCTCGCCAACCAAAGGAGGGACATCCGACGCAAGGCCAAAGGAAAGAAGTCAACACTTAGAAT GGCAGAGAGCGGAAATTCCCAAAACCGCAAAGTAACAGACTACTATCCTATAAGGAGAAGCTCCAGGAAAAGCAGATCAGAGCTGAAG TGTGAACAAAAGAAACACATCGATGATCTGATCATAAATGGGGTCGAGGAAGGAATGGAG GTGCAGCATATTGATGGGAAGGGTCGAGGAGTGTTTGCCACCCAGTGTTTCCAGAAGGGCCAGTATGTAGTGGAGTACCATGGAGACCTGCTGCAGATCACCGATGCCAAAACAAAGGAGGCCGAATACGCTCTCAACCCTACCACCGGCTGCTACATGTACTACTTTCAGTATATCTGCAAAACCTACTG TGTGGACGCTACGAAAGAAACGGGTCGCATGGGTCGTCTGATCAACCACAGTAAGAACGGCAACTGTCAAACCAAACTCCATGATATCAACGGGATACCTCACCTCATCCTGGTGGCATCGCGAGACGTCGATGAGGGCGAGGAGCTGCTCTACGACTACGGCGACCGCAGCAAATCTTCCATCGCATCCCACCCCTGGCTTAAACATTGA
- the LOC135548240 gene encoding RILP-like protein 1 isoform X1, whose amino-acid sequence MEEFGSALEKNVTDLTVMDVYDIAAVVGQEFERIIDQYGCEALSRLMPKVVRVLEIVEVMVSRNSISPETDELRLELDKLRLERMDRLEKEKKHKKELELVEDVWRGEAQDLLSQIAQLQEENKSLLTNMSIKDPMSEEDLQRHEGMSERERQVMKKLKEVVDKQRDEIRAKDRELTLKNEDVEALQQQQSRLMKINHDLRHKISVVEAQGKALIEQKVELEAGAQARSQEMGALRQEVTRLRERLQGDMPPQGPEVPPPQLPSPAQEAMCDQDTPALFQHFTKEALCDEEVDGLDQKDPNRPRFTLQELRDVLHERNELKSKVFVLQEEVAYYKSEEVEDKTGPPTPSPSPEQLRTRPRHNAQPESGIKRLFSFFSRDKRRNSQRNAQFDDSFISWAGNDEVYTEQAQEALQHM is encoded by the exons ATGGAGGAGTTCGGGTCAGCGTTGGAAAAGAATGTGACCGATTTAACGGTTATGGACGTGTATGACATAGCCGCGGTAGTGGGCCAAGAGTTTGAGAGGATCATTGATCAGTATGGCTGTGAGGCTCTGTCTAGGCTCATGCCCAAAGTAGTGCGGGTGCTGGAAATCGTGGAGGTGATGGTCAGTAGGAACAGCATCAGCCCGGAGACAGATGAGCTGAGGCTGGAGCTGGATAAACTACGGCTGGAGAGGATGGACCGgctggagaaagagaagaaacacAAGAAG gagttgGAGCTGGTAGAAGATGTATGGCGAGGGGAGGCCCAGGACCTGTTGTCTCAGATCGCTCAACTTCAGGAAGAGAACAAGAGTCTTCTCACTAACATGTCCATCAAAGATCCCATGAGTGAAGAGGACCTACAGAGGCACGAAG GTATGTCGGAGCGGGAGCGTCAGGTGATGAAGAAGCTGAAGGAGGTAGTGGACAAGCAGAGAGACGAGATCCGAGCCAAAGACCGCGAGCTCACGCTCAAGAATGAGGACGTTGAGGCA CTCCAGCAGCAGCAGTCTCGTCTGATGAAGATCAACCATGACCTGCGCCATAAGATCTCTGTGGTGGAAGCTCAAGGGAAAGCCCTCATCGAGCAGAAG gtggaactggaggCGGGAGCTCAGGCACGGTCACAGGAAATGGGAGCACTCCGGCAGGAAGTTACACGTTTAAGGGAGCGACTGCAAGGAGACATGCCCCCTCAGGGTCCAGAGGTGCCTCCTCCCCAGCTTCCATCCCCTGCACAG GAGGCGATGTGTGATCAGGACACACCTGCTCTGTTTCAACATTTTACCAAG GAGGCACTATGTGATGAGGAGGTGGACGGCCTGGACCAGAAGGATCCCAACAGGCCCCGGTTCACACTACAGGAGCTGAGAGACGTTCTGCATGAGAGGAACGAGCTCAAGTCCAAAGTGTTCGTGCTGCAGGAGGAGGTCGCCTACTACAAAAG TGAAGAGGTGGAGGATAAGaccgggcctcccactccttcccCATCCCCCGAACAGCTGAGGACACGGCCCCGACACAACGCACAGCCTGAGTCAGGAATCAAACGCCT gtTTAGCTTCTTCTCTCGTGACAAGAGGCGGAACTCCCAGCGGAATGCACAGTTTGATGACAGCTTCATCTCGTGGGCGGGGAATGATGAGGTGTACACAGAACAGGCCCAGGAGGCTTTGCAGCACATGTAG
- the LOC135548243 gene encoding density-regulated protein-like isoform X1 encodes MATTENAETGLPENKGEHHGIAHPNTKHPTKVQYCGVCSLPTEYCEYMPEPAKCRQWLEKNFPDLFARMSVGPVGNAPKQDTGCEEAPLVGEEEERKKQKRGGRGQIKQKKKTVPQKITIAKIPRAKKKYVTRVCGMNTFDIDLKEAQRFFAQKFSCGASVTAEDEIIIQGDFTDDIIDVIQEKWPEVDDDSIDDLGEVKK; translated from the exons ATGGCTACTACTGAGAATGCAGAGACGGGTTTACCAGAAAACAAAGGAGAACATCATGGGATTGCTCACCCGAACACAAAACACCCAACCAAAGTCCAGTACTGTGGAG tgtGCTCCTTGCCAACAGAGTATTGTGAGTACATGCCTGAGCCAGCCAAATGCAGGCAGTGGCTGGAGAAGAACTTCCCAGATTTGTTTGCCAGAATGAGTGTA GGTCCGGTAGGAAATGCTCCCAAGCAGGACACCGGCTGTGAAGAGGCGCCACTtgttggagaggaggaggagaggaagaagcagAAGAGAG GTGGCAGAGGACAGATCAAACAGAAAAAGAAGACTGTGCCTCAGAAAATAACAATAGCTAAAATCCCCCGCGCCAAGAAGAAATACGTCACACGGGTCTGTGGAATGAACACATTTG ACATTGACCTTAAAGAGGCTCAGAGATTCTTTGCTCAGAAGTTCTCCTGCGGCGCCTCTGTGACGGCGGAGGATGAAATCATCATTCAGGGAGATTTTACAGATGACATCATCGATGTCATTCAGGAGAAGTGGCCTGAG GTGGATGACGACAGTATTGATGATCTTGGAGAAGTCAAGAAGTGA
- the LOC135548238 gene encoding N-lysine methyltransferase KMT5A-A-like isoform X2, with amino-acid sequence MNGDMLLNSHSITLRNQNHSKSKSPALDEMTIKLIQEGKYTGRCSIQNDAQRQGDARKLNSEAAFVLKLADREESHSQRPYRTEEHQAPQQLLHFSPVSCLHAPSEHSSPPAPSNITHTLLANSTTVHLANQRRDIRRKAKGKKSTLRMAESGNSQNRKVTDYYPIRRSSRKSRSELKCEQKKHIDDLIINGVEEGMEVQHIDGKGRGVFATQCFQKGQYVVEYHGDLLQITDAKTKEAEYALNPTTGCYMYYFQYICKTYCVDATKETGRMGRLINHSKNGNCQTKLHDINGIPHLILVASRDVDEGEELLYDYGDRSKSSIASHPWLKH; translated from the exons GACATGTTACTAAACagccactccatcactctccgaAACCAGAACCACAGCAAGTCCAAATCACCTGCCCTTGATGAGATGACCATCAAACTCATACAGGAGGGAAAGTACACAGGACGCTGCTCTATACAGAATGATGCACAGAGACAAGGTGACG CCAGGAAACTGAACTCTGAGGCGGCATTCGTCCTGAAGCTGGCGGATCGTGAGGAGAGCCACAGCCAGCGGCCCTACAGGACAGAAGAGCACCAGGCCCCCCAGCAGCTTCTCCacttctccccagtctcctgcCTCCACGCCCCATCCGAGCACTCCTCCCCTCCTGCCCCCAGTAACATCACCCACACCCTCCTCGCCAACAGCACCACCGTTCACCTCGCCAACCAAAGGAGGGACATCCGACGCAAGGCCAAAGGAAAGAAGTCAACACTTAGAAT GGCAGAGAGCGGAAATTCCCAAAACCGCAAAGTAACAGACTACTATCCTATAAGGAGAAGCTCCAGGAAAAGCAGATCAGAGCTGAAG TGTGAACAAAAGAAACACATCGATGATCTGATCATAAATGGGGTCGAGGAAGGAATGGAG GTGCAGCATATTGATGGGAAGGGTCGAGGAGTGTTTGCCACCCAGTGTTTCCAGAAGGGCCAGTATGTAGTGGAGTACCATGGAGACCTGCTGCAGATCACCGATGCCAAAACAAAGGAGGCCGAATACGCTCTCAACCCTACCACCGGCTGCTACATGTACTACTTTCAGTATATCTGCAAAACCTACTG TGTGGACGCTACGAAAGAAACGGGTCGCATGGGTCGTCTGATCAACCACAGTAAGAACGGCAACTGTCAAACCAAACTCCATGATATCAACGGGATACCTCACCTCATCCTGGTGGCATCGCGAGACGTCGATGAGGGCGAGGAGCTGCTCTACGACTACGGCGACCGCAGCAAATCTTCCATCGCATCCCACCCCTGGCTTAAACATTGA
- the LOC135548238 gene encoding N-lysine methyltransferase KMT5A-A-like isoform X4: MNGDMLLNSHSITLRNQNHSKSKSPALDEMTIKLIQEGKYTGRCSIQNDAQRQARKLNSEAAFVLKLADREESHSQRPYRTEEHQAPQQLLHFSPVSCLHAPSEHSSPPAPSNITHTLLANSTTVHLANQRRDIRRKAKGKKSTLRMAESGNSQNRKVTDYYPIRRSSRKSRSELKCEQKKHIDDLIINGVEEGMEVQHIDGKGRGVFATQCFQKGQYVVEYHGDLLQITDAKTKEAEYALNPTTGCYMYYFQYICKTYCVDATKETGRMGRLINHSKNGNCQTKLHDINGIPHLILVASRDVDEGEELLYDYGDRSKSSIASHPWLKH, encoded by the exons GACATGTTACTAAACagccactccatcactctccgaAACCAGAACCACAGCAAGTCCAAATCACCTGCCCTTGATGAGATGACCATCAAACTCATACAGGAGGGAAAGTACACAGGACGCTGCTCTATACAGAATGATGCACAGAGACAAG CCAGGAAACTGAACTCTGAGGCGGCATTCGTCCTGAAGCTGGCGGATCGTGAGGAGAGCCACAGCCAGCGGCCCTACAGGACAGAAGAGCACCAGGCCCCCCAGCAGCTTCTCCacttctccccagtctcctgcCTCCACGCCCCATCCGAGCACTCCTCCCCTCCTGCCCCCAGTAACATCACCCACACCCTCCTCGCCAACAGCACCACCGTTCACCTCGCCAACCAAAGGAGGGACATCCGACGCAAGGCCAAAGGAAAGAAGTCAACACTTAGAAT GGCAGAGAGCGGAAATTCCCAAAACCGCAAAGTAACAGACTACTATCCTATAAGGAGAAGCTCCAGGAAAAGCAGATCAGAGCTGAAG TGTGAACAAAAGAAACACATCGATGATCTGATCATAAATGGGGTCGAGGAAGGAATGGAG GTGCAGCATATTGATGGGAAGGGTCGAGGAGTGTTTGCCACCCAGTGTTTCCAGAAGGGCCAGTATGTAGTGGAGTACCATGGAGACCTGCTGCAGATCACCGATGCCAAAACAAAGGAGGCCGAATACGCTCTCAACCCTACCACCGGCTGCTACATGTACTACTTTCAGTATATCTGCAAAACCTACTG TGTGGACGCTACGAAAGAAACGGGTCGCATGGGTCGTCTGATCAACCACAGTAAGAACGGCAACTGTCAAACCAAACTCCATGATATCAACGGGATACCTCACCTCATCCTGGTGGCATCGCGAGACGTCGATGAGGGCGAGGAGCTGCTCTACGACTACGGCGACCGCAGCAAATCTTCCATCGCATCCCACCCCTGGCTTAAACATTGA
- the LOC135548240 gene encoding RILP-like protein 1 isoform X3, translated as MEEFGSALEKNVTDLTVMDVYDIAAVVGQEFERIIDQYGCEALSRLMPKVVRVLEIVEVMVSRNSISPETDELRLELDKLRLERMDRLEKEKKHKKELELVEDVWRGEAQDLLSQIAQLQEENKSLLTNMSIKDPMSEEDLQRHEGMSERERQVMKKLKEVVDKQRDEIRAKDRELTLKNEDVEALQQQQSRLMKINHDLRHKISVVEAQGKALIEQKVELEAGAQARSQEMGALRQEVTRLRERLQGDMPPQGPEVPPPQLPSPAQEALCDEEVDGLDQKDPNRPRFTLQELRDVLHERNELKSKVFVLQEEVAYYKSEEVEDKTGPPTPSPSPEQLRTRPRHNAQPESGIKRLFSFFSRDKRRNSQRNAQFDDSFISWAGNDEVYTEQAQEALQHM; from the exons ATGGAGGAGTTCGGGTCAGCGTTGGAAAAGAATGTGACCGATTTAACGGTTATGGACGTGTATGACATAGCCGCGGTAGTGGGCCAAGAGTTTGAGAGGATCATTGATCAGTATGGCTGTGAGGCTCTGTCTAGGCTCATGCCCAAAGTAGTGCGGGTGCTGGAAATCGTGGAGGTGATGGTCAGTAGGAACAGCATCAGCCCGGAGACAGATGAGCTGAGGCTGGAGCTGGATAAACTACGGCTGGAGAGGATGGACCGgctggagaaagagaagaaacacAAGAAG gagttgGAGCTGGTAGAAGATGTATGGCGAGGGGAGGCCCAGGACCTGTTGTCTCAGATCGCTCAACTTCAGGAAGAGAACAAGAGTCTTCTCACTAACATGTCCATCAAAGATCCCATGAGTGAAGAGGACCTACAGAGGCACGAAG GTATGTCGGAGCGGGAGCGTCAGGTGATGAAGAAGCTGAAGGAGGTAGTGGACAAGCAGAGAGACGAGATCCGAGCCAAAGACCGCGAGCTCACGCTCAAGAATGAGGACGTTGAGGCA CTCCAGCAGCAGCAGTCTCGTCTGATGAAGATCAACCATGACCTGCGCCATAAGATCTCTGTGGTGGAAGCTCAAGGGAAAGCCCTCATCGAGCAGAAG gtggaactggaggCGGGAGCTCAGGCACGGTCACAGGAAATGGGAGCACTCCGGCAGGAAGTTACACGTTTAAGGGAGCGACTGCAAGGAGACATGCCCCCTCAGGGTCCAGAGGTGCCTCCTCCCCAGCTTCCATCCCCTGCACAG GAGGCACTATGTGATGAGGAGGTGGACGGCCTGGACCAGAAGGATCCCAACAGGCCCCGGTTCACACTACAGGAGCTGAGAGACGTTCTGCATGAGAGGAACGAGCTCAAGTCCAAAGTGTTCGTGCTGCAGGAGGAGGTCGCCTACTACAAAAG TGAAGAGGTGGAGGATAAGaccgggcctcccactccttcccCATCCCCCGAACAGCTGAGGACACGGCCCCGACACAACGCACAGCCTGAGTCAGGAATCAAACGCCT gtTTAGCTTCTTCTCTCGTGACAAGAGGCGGAACTCCCAGCGGAATGCACAGTTTGATGACAGCTTCATCTCGTGGGCGGGGAATGATGAGGTGTACACAGAACAGGCCCAGGAGGCTTTGCAGCACATGTAG
- the LOC135548240 gene encoding RILP-like protein 1 isoform X2, giving the protein MEEFGSALEKNVTDLTVMDVYDIAAVVGQEFERIIDQYGCEALSRLMPKVVRVLEIVEVMVSRNSISPETDELRLELDKLRLERMDRLEKEKKHKKELELVEDVWRGEAQDLLSQIAQLQEENKSLLTNMSIKDPMSEEDLQRHEGMSERERQVMKKLKEVVDKQRDEIRAKDRELTLKNEDVEALQQQQSRLMKINHDLRHKISVVEAQGKALIEQKVELEAGAQARSQEMGALRQEVTRLRERLQGDMPPQGPEVPPPQLPSPAQEAMCDQDTPALFQHFTKEALCDEEVDGLDQKDPNRPRFTLQELRDVLHERNELKSKVFVLQEEVAYYKSEEVEDKTGPPTPSPSPEQLRTRPRHNAQPESGIKRLIFTAIMPMVAAGLIPDDPTLQPIRRLISLV; this is encoded by the exons ATGGAGGAGTTCGGGTCAGCGTTGGAAAAGAATGTGACCGATTTAACGGTTATGGACGTGTATGACATAGCCGCGGTAGTGGGCCAAGAGTTTGAGAGGATCATTGATCAGTATGGCTGTGAGGCTCTGTCTAGGCTCATGCCCAAAGTAGTGCGGGTGCTGGAAATCGTGGAGGTGATGGTCAGTAGGAACAGCATCAGCCCGGAGACAGATGAGCTGAGGCTGGAGCTGGATAAACTACGGCTGGAGAGGATGGACCGgctggagaaagagaagaaacacAAGAAG gagttgGAGCTGGTAGAAGATGTATGGCGAGGGGAGGCCCAGGACCTGTTGTCTCAGATCGCTCAACTTCAGGAAGAGAACAAGAGTCTTCTCACTAACATGTCCATCAAAGATCCCATGAGTGAAGAGGACCTACAGAGGCACGAAG GTATGTCGGAGCGGGAGCGTCAGGTGATGAAGAAGCTGAAGGAGGTAGTGGACAAGCAGAGAGACGAGATCCGAGCCAAAGACCGCGAGCTCACGCTCAAGAATGAGGACGTTGAGGCA CTCCAGCAGCAGCAGTCTCGTCTGATGAAGATCAACCATGACCTGCGCCATAAGATCTCTGTGGTGGAAGCTCAAGGGAAAGCCCTCATCGAGCAGAAG gtggaactggaggCGGGAGCTCAGGCACGGTCACAGGAAATGGGAGCACTCCGGCAGGAAGTTACACGTTTAAGGGAGCGACTGCAAGGAGACATGCCCCCTCAGGGTCCAGAGGTGCCTCCTCCCCAGCTTCCATCCCCTGCACAG GAGGCGATGTGTGATCAGGACACACCTGCTCTGTTTCAACATTTTACCAAG GAGGCACTATGTGATGAGGAGGTGGACGGCCTGGACCAGAAGGATCCCAACAGGCCCCGGTTCACACTACAGGAGCTGAGAGACGTTCTGCATGAGAGGAACGAGCTCAAGTCCAAAGTGTTCGTGCTGCAGGAGGAGGTCGCCTACTACAAAAG TGAAGAGGTGGAGGATAAGaccgggcctcccactccttcccCATCCCCCGAACAGCTGAGGACACGGCCCCGACACAACGCACAGCCTGAGTCAGGAATCAAACGCCT GATCTTCACAGCCATAATGCCGATGGTGGCGGCTGGGTTGATTCCAGATGACCCCACTTTACAGCCAATCAGACGTCTCATATCCCTT gtTTAG
- the snrnp35 gene encoding U11/U12 small nuclear ribonucleoprotein 35 kDa protein, translating into MNDWSPVAKVYDPLKAGSIDGTDVEPHDRAVWRAMVARYKPNKAVVGDPLLTLFVARLNPQTTEEKLNEVFSNYGDIRRLRLVRDIVTGFSKGYAFVEYKEERSVVRARRDANKLVVDQSELFVDFEQERTLKGWVPRRLGGGQGGKKESGQLRFGGKDRPFRKPINLPVTMNQEWGGGSRECERGGEREERYRDGSLSRERETDWGSKGRRDDRDRGRERGVEREYHRERRDRSYERESTRERESTRERVDRRERDDRRHRDDKFRHRDRR; encoded by the coding sequence ATGAACGACTGGAGTCCAGTGGCAAAAGTCTACGACCCTCTCAAGGCGGGCAGCATCGATGGCACAGACGTGGAGCCCCATGACCGGGCCGTCTGGAGAGCCATGGTCGCCCGCTACAAACCCAACAAAGCCGTGGTGGGGGACCCGCTCCTCACTCTATTCGTGGCCCGCTTAAACCCTCAAACAACGGAGGAGAAGCTGAATGAAGTGTTTTCCAATTACGGGGATATCCGCCGGCTGCGCCTGGTGAGGGACATAGTGACTGGGTTCTCTAAAGGCTATGCCTTCGTTGAATACAAAGAGGAGAGGTCCGTGGTCAGGGCGAGGCGAGACGCCAACAAACTAGTGGTGGACCAAAGTGAGTTGTTTGTGGACTTCGAGCAGGAGAGGACCCTGAAGGGATGGGTACCTCGTCGGCTGGGCGGAGGGCAGGGGGGCAAGAAGGAGTCTGGTCAGCTGCGGTTTGGTGGGAAGGACAGACCCTTCCGCAAACCCATCAACCTTCCTGTCACCATGAACCAGGAATGGGGTGGTGGTagcagagagtgtgagagaggaggagagagggaggagcgctACAGAGATGGGTCCCTGAGccgtgagagagagactgattggGGGAgtaaggggaggagagatgaccgagacagagggagagagaggggtgtagaaaGGGAGTACCAccgagagaggagggataggagtTATGAGCGGGAGTCGACGAGAGAGCGGGAGTCAACGAGAGAGCgggttgacaggagagagagggatgacagaAGACACAGGGATGATAagttcagacacagagacaggagatgA
- the LOC135548243 gene encoding density-regulated protein-like isoform X2 → MATTENAETGLPENKGEHHGIAHPNTKHPTKVQYCGVCSLPTEYCEYMPEPAKCRQWLEKNFPDLFARMSVGNAPKQDTGCEEAPLVGEEEERKKQKRGGRGQIKQKKKTVPQKITIAKIPRAKKKYVTRVCGMNTFDIDLKEAQRFFAQKFSCGASVTAEDEIIIQGDFTDDIIDVIQEKWPEVDDDSIDDLGEVKK, encoded by the exons ATGGCTACTACTGAGAATGCAGAGACGGGTTTACCAGAAAACAAAGGAGAACATCATGGGATTGCTCACCCGAACACAAAACACCCAACCAAAGTCCAGTACTGTGGAG tgtGCTCCTTGCCAACAGAGTATTGTGAGTACATGCCTGAGCCAGCCAAATGCAGGCAGTGGCTGGAGAAGAACTTCCCAGATTTGTTTGCCAGAATGAGTGTAG GAAATGCTCCCAAGCAGGACACCGGCTGTGAAGAGGCGCCACTtgttggagaggaggaggagaggaagaagcagAAGAGAG GTGGCAGAGGACAGATCAAACAGAAAAAGAAGACTGTGCCTCAGAAAATAACAATAGCTAAAATCCCCCGCGCCAAGAAGAAATACGTCACACGGGTCTGTGGAATGAACACATTTG ACATTGACCTTAAAGAGGCTCAGAGATTCTTTGCTCAGAAGTTCTCCTGCGGCGCCTCTGTGACGGCGGAGGATGAAATCATCATTCAGGGAGATTTTACAGATGACATCATCGATGTCATTCAGGAGAAGTGGCCTGAG GTGGATGACGACAGTATTGATGATCTTGGAGAAGTCAAGAAGTGA
- the LOC135548238 gene encoding N-lysine methyltransferase KMT5A-A-like isoform X3 codes for MNGDMLLNSHSITLRNQNHSKSKSPALDEMTIKLIQEGKYTGRCSIQNDAQRQVARKLNSEAAFVLKLADREESHSQRPYRTEEHQAPQQLLHFSPVSCLHAPSEHSSPPAPSNITHTLLANSTTVHLANQRRDIRRKAKGKKSTLRMAESGNSQNRKVTDYYPIRRSSRKSRSELKCEQKKHIDDLIINGVEEGMEVQHIDGKGRGVFATQCFQKGQYVVEYHGDLLQITDAKTKEAEYALNPTTGCYMYYFQYICKTYCVDATKETGRMGRLINHSKNGNCQTKLHDINGIPHLILVASRDVDEGEELLYDYGDRSKSSIASHPWLKH; via the exons GACATGTTACTAAACagccactccatcactctccgaAACCAGAACCACAGCAAGTCCAAATCACCTGCCCTTGATGAGATGACCATCAAACTCATACAGGAGGGAAAGTACACAGGACGCTGCTCTATACAGAATGATGCACAGAGACAAG TAGCCAGGAAACTGAACTCTGAGGCGGCATTCGTCCTGAAGCTGGCGGATCGTGAGGAGAGCCACAGCCAGCGGCCCTACAGGACAGAAGAGCACCAGGCCCCCCAGCAGCTTCTCCacttctccccagtctcctgcCTCCACGCCCCATCCGAGCACTCCTCCCCTCCTGCCCCCAGTAACATCACCCACACCCTCCTCGCCAACAGCACCACCGTTCACCTCGCCAACCAAAGGAGGGACATCCGACGCAAGGCCAAAGGAAAGAAGTCAACACTTAGAAT GGCAGAGAGCGGAAATTCCCAAAACCGCAAAGTAACAGACTACTATCCTATAAGGAGAAGCTCCAGGAAAAGCAGATCAGAGCTGAAG TGTGAACAAAAGAAACACATCGATGATCTGATCATAAATGGGGTCGAGGAAGGAATGGAG GTGCAGCATATTGATGGGAAGGGTCGAGGAGTGTTTGCCACCCAGTGTTTCCAGAAGGGCCAGTATGTAGTGGAGTACCATGGAGACCTGCTGCAGATCACCGATGCCAAAACAAAGGAGGCCGAATACGCTCTCAACCCTACCACCGGCTGCTACATGTACTACTTTCAGTATATCTGCAAAACCTACTG TGTGGACGCTACGAAAGAAACGGGTCGCATGGGTCGTCTGATCAACCACAGTAAGAACGGCAACTGTCAAACCAAACTCCATGATATCAACGGGATACCTCACCTCATCCTGGTGGCATCGCGAGACGTCGATGAGGGCGAGGAGCTGCTCTACGACTACGGCGACCGCAGCAAATCTTCCATCGCATCCCACCCCTGGCTTAAACATTGA